The following proteins come from a genomic window of Nostoc sp. ATCC 53789:
- a CDS encoding 1-acyl-sn-glycerol-3-phosphate acyltransferase, whose product MMEFYSSSDPCQRPSANHQVAGTTSRVSPWLSPLAYLLGRHCLLPLFFGQIRITGQKNIPTTGPIILAPTHRARWDALLVPYATADCRREQDLRFMVTIDECQGLQGWFVKRLGGFPVNSKHPSIRTLRHGVELLQQKKTLVIFPEGNIFRDGQVHQLKPGIARLALSAESSHSGLGVKIIPIGINYSQPYPNWGTDVSIDIGSPIRVAEYMSGCIKYDAKSITTDLGKALQQLSHQETKITNHAFAEITNS is encoded by the coding sequence ATGATGGAATTTTACTCTTCATCCGATCCCTGCCAGCGCCCATCAGCTAATCATCAGGTAGCTGGTACTACTTCAAGGGTTTCTCCTTGGTTAAGTCCTCTGGCATATTTATTAGGCCGTCACTGCCTATTACCATTATTCTTTGGGCAAATTAGAATAACCGGACAAAAAAATATCCCTACAACTGGGCCTATTATCCTCGCGCCTACTCATCGGGCACGTTGGGATGCATTACTTGTACCCTATGCGACTGCTGATTGTCGCAGAGAACAAGACCTGCGGTTTATGGTGACAATTGACGAATGCCAGGGTTTACAAGGCTGGTTTGTCAAACGTTTGGGGGGGTTTCCGGTAAATTCTAAGCATCCGTCAATCCGCACACTGCGACATGGAGTTGAGCTACTTCAGCAGAAAAAAACCCTGGTCATTTTTCCAGAAGGTAATATTTTTCGTGATGGCCAAGTTCACCAGTTGAAGCCGGGAATTGCTCGTCTTGCTTTGAGTGCTGAATCTAGTCATTCTGGGCTGGGAGTGAAAATTATACCCATAGGTATTAATTACAGCCAACCTTATCCAAATTGGGGTACAGATGTCAGTATTGATATTGGCTCCCCAATCAGAGTAGCGGAATACATGAGTGGTTGTATAAAATACGATGCCAAAAGCATCACAACTGATTTAGGAAAGGCACTGCAACAATTAAGTCATCAAGAAACAAAAATTACTAATCACGCATTTGCAGAAATTACTAACTCTTGA